A genomic region of Hydrogenovibrio crunogenus contains the following coding sequences:
- the pal gene encoding peptidoglycan-associated lipoprotein Pal, translated as MNKLKLLVALGVVSSLAACTNTPKKGEDADMNIEPVSQEEVDYAEKARLELEKANSGEVNEVEVLGTKTNGSDVSSEELASQDLNAMSQDVPALGQTFEPVIYFGYDQYIVDDTSLETVKHYAAILVDNPSEKIQLVGHTDERGTPEYNLALGERRAKAVAEAFMLYGVNKDRIEVISLGEELPLMEGHNEEAWAKNRRVEIKAQ; from the coding sequence ATGAATAAATTAAAATTGTTGGTTGCTCTAGGTGTGGTCTCTTCATTAGCTGCCTGTACCAATACCCCTAAGAAAGGGGAAGATGCGGATATGAATATTGAACCTGTTTCACAAGAAGAAGTGGATTATGCTGAAAAAGCGCGTTTGGAATTGGAAAAAGCCAATTCTGGAGAAGTGAATGAGGTTGAAGTCCTGGGAACAAAAACGAATGGTTCAGATGTCAGTAGTGAAGAACTGGCTAGTCAAGACCTTAATGCCATGAGTCAAGATGTTCCAGCGTTGGGCCAGACCTTTGAACCTGTGATTTATTTTGGCTATGATCAATACATTGTCGATGATACATCGTTAGAAACGGTTAAGCATTATGCTGCTATATTGGTTGATAATCCATCAGAAAAAATTCAGTTGGTCGGTCATACAGATGAAAGAGGGACGCCGGAATATAATTTAGCTTTGGGGGAAAGACGTGCTAAAGCTGTAGCGGAGGCCTTTATGCTGTATGGCGTGAATAAAGACCGTATTGAAGTGATTTCATTAGGAGAGGAACTTCCTTTGATGGAAGGGCATAATGAAGAAGCTTGGGCGAAAAATCGCCGTGTTGAAATTAAAGCTCAATAA
- the aspS gene encoding aspartate--tRNA ligase: MRTHYCGQVTEILENQQVTVSGWVHRRRDHGGVIFIDLRDREGLVQVVVNPDNAEMFAIAERVRSEYVLKVEGKVCARTPETINPKMNTGKIEIVAENLEVLSSAEPIPFQLDDKHISEEVRLTYRYLDLRREEMQSAMRTRYRVTRSMRRYLDDNGFMDMETPILTKSTPEGARDYLVPSRTHPNKFFALPQSPQLFKQLLMMSGFDRYYQITRCFRDEDLRADRQPEFTQLDIETSFMTEEEVMNMMEGLTKTIFREGVEVNFEDDFPRMTYAEAIEKYGIDRPDLRIPLQLVDVADLLQDIDFKVFAGPAKDPMGRVAALRVPQGGKLSRKEIDDYTKYVGIYGAKGLAYIKVNDLSAGLDGLQSPIVKFFPDQAMEIMQRVGAEDGDIVFFGADKAKIVNEALGALRCKIGEDLDMVEKEWAPVWVVDFPMFEMDEKTAKMTAIHHPFTQPKATTEEILNHDEPHQMLSRAYDLVINGIEVGGGSVRIHDTNMQAAVLKMLGISDEEAQEKFGFLLNALKYGCPPHAGMAFGLDRLVMLMANRDSIRDVIAFPKTQSAACMLTDAPGNVDNTQLADLELRFRKSLVAKDAS; the protein is encoded by the coding sequence ATGCGTACACACTACTGTGGACAAGTAACAGAGATTTTAGAAAACCAGCAAGTCACCGTTTCAGGGTGGGTTCACCGACGCCGTGACCATGGTGGCGTTATCTTTATTGATTTACGTGATCGTGAAGGCTTGGTTCAAGTAGTGGTAAATCCTGACAATGCAGAGATGTTTGCAATTGCTGAACGTGTTCGTTCGGAATACGTCTTGAAAGTTGAAGGGAAAGTGTGCGCCAGAACGCCAGAAACCATTAATCCGAAAATGAATACCGGCAAGATTGAGATTGTGGCAGAAAATTTGGAAGTGTTGAGTTCTGCAGAACCGATTCCTTTCCAATTGGATGATAAACATATTTCGGAAGAAGTTCGCTTGACTTACCGTTATTTGGATTTGCGTCGCGAAGAAATGCAATCGGCTATGAGAACGCGTTATCGTGTGACGCGTTCTATGCGTCGTTATTTGGATGATAATGGTTTTATGGATATGGAAACGCCTATCCTCACAAAATCAACGCCTGAAGGCGCGCGCGATTATTTGGTGCCCAGCCGTACACATCCTAATAAGTTTTTTGCTTTGCCGCAGTCGCCTCAACTGTTTAAGCAATTGTTGATGATGTCAGGGTTTGATCGTTATTATCAAATTACTCGCTGTTTCCGTGATGAAGATTTGCGTGCAGATCGTCAACCTGAGTTTACACAGTTAGATATTGAAACCTCTTTCATGACCGAAGAAGAAGTGATGAATATGATGGAGGGATTAACGAAAACGATCTTTAGAGAAGGCGTTGAGGTTAATTTTGAAGATGACTTTCCGCGCATGACGTACGCAGAAGCGATTGAGAAATATGGCATTGACCGTCCGGATTTACGTATTCCGCTACAGCTGGTTGACGTGGCTGACTTATTGCAGGATATTGATTTTAAAGTATTTGCGGGGCCGGCAAAAGATCCAATGGGGCGTGTGGCGGCTTTACGTGTACCACAAGGTGGAAAGTTGTCACGTAAAGAAATTGATGACTATACCAAGTATGTGGGTATCTATGGTGCAAAAGGGCTGGCCTATATCAAGGTAAATGACTTATCAGCTGGTTTGGACGGGTTGCAGTCTCCGATTGTGAAATTCTTCCCAGATCAAGCGATGGAAATTATGCAGCGTGTCGGTGCAGAAGATGGTGATATTGTTTTCTTTGGTGCGGATAAAGCGAAGATTGTCAATGAAGCCTTAGGCGCTTTGCGCTGTAAGATTGGTGAAGATCTCGATATGGTCGAAAAAGAATGGGCGCCTGTTTGGGTGGTGGACTTCCCAATGTTTGAAATGGATGAAAAAACCGCGAAGATGACGGCGATTCACCATCCTTTCACACAACCTAAAGCGACGACAGAAGAAATTTTAAATCATGATGAACCGCATCAAATGTTATCTCGCGCTTATGACTTGGTCATTAACGGTATAGAAGTAGGGGGTGGATCGGTTCGTATCCATGATACCAATATGCAAGCCGCCGTTTTAAAAATGCTGGGTATTTCAGATGAAGAAGCGCAAGAAAAGTTTGGTTTTCTATTGAACGCTTTAAAATATGGTTGTCCACCGCATGCCGGTATGGCATTTGGGTTGGACCGTTTAGTGATGTTAATGGCCAATCGAGATTCGATTCGTGATGTAATCGCCTTCCCGAAAACTCAGTCCGCAGCCTGTATGCTGACCGATGCACCAGGCAATGTTGATAACACCCAGTTGGCGGATCTTGAATTACGTTTCCGTAAGTCTCTTGTCGCAAAAGATGCGAGTTAA
- the tolA gene encoding cell envelope integrity protein TolA, with protein MFAFIIRHPVSMALAIALHILIAIGLVYSSFQEEDVLKVKLNGETSESEQMPIKQIQPMKTFAVDSSLVKQQLAKIKQEEADKLEAQKRLKRQSEAEKRRLAELKRKQLEEKKKAEAERRKALAEQRKADEAKRLAEIERQKVLAEQKRAQEAKQSAERAKKEALLAEKKREQAKQLVAEAEQKRQQEEAKKKALEEQIKKHNAEKKRLEAEALQAKLRREQLQQEAALQRQLEEEEAKKRQAAKQKEMLSLRETYISSIAASVKDNWRTAAKVSEKAECVVSITQTPKGMISSVKVEKCNKFANEQFKKDAEKAVYRAEPLPMPPIKELFERNIKFIFNP; from the coding sequence ATGTTTGCATTTATTATTCGTCACCCTGTTTCAATGGCTTTAGCCATCGCGTTACACATTCTCATTGCGATCGGCTTGGTTTATAGTTCGTTTCAAGAAGAAGATGTTTTAAAAGTAAAGTTAAATGGAGAAACATCGGAATCTGAACAAATGCCGATCAAGCAAATACAGCCTATGAAAACGTTTGCAGTGGACTCTTCATTGGTAAAACAGCAATTGGCAAAAATAAAACAAGAAGAGGCGGATAAGCTTGAAGCGCAAAAAAGGTTGAAGCGTCAGTCAGAAGCCGAAAAACGTCGCTTGGCAGAATTGAAAAGAAAACAATTAGAAGAGAAAAAGAAAGCCGAAGCCGAACGCCGCAAAGCATTGGCTGAACAGCGTAAAGCGGATGAAGCCAAACGGTTGGCCGAAATCGAGCGTCAAAAGGTGTTAGCGGAACAGAAGCGGGCTCAAGAGGCCAAACAGTCTGCAGAACGTGCTAAAAAAGAAGCTTTATTAGCTGAAAAGAAACGTGAACAAGCCAAACAGCTTGTTGCTGAAGCAGAACAGAAACGGCAACAAGAAGAAGCTAAGAAAAAAGCGCTTGAAGAACAGATTAAAAAACATAATGCTGAGAAGAAACGCTTAGAAGCGGAAGCTTTACAGGCGAAATTACGCAGAGAGCAGTTGCAGCAAGAAGCCGCTCTACAAAGACAGCTGGAAGAAGAAGAGGCGAAAAAACGTCAAGCCGCGAAACAGAAAGAAATGTTGAGCTTACGTGAAACCTATATCTCGTCGATTGCAGCCAGTGTGAAAGATAATTGGCGTACTGCGGCCAAAGTGTCTGAAAAAGCGGAATGTGTTGTTTCGATTACACAAACACCGAAAGGCATGATCAGCAGCGTTAAAGTAGAGAAGTGTAATAAGTTCGCTAATGAACAGTTTAAAAAGGATGCGGAAAAAGCGGTATATCGAGCAGAGCCACTTCCGATGCCTCCTATAAAAGAGTTGTTTGAGCGAAATATTAAATTTATCTTTAATCCTTAA
- the nadA gene encoding quinolinate synthase NadA: MSSLAKTVPLELLGRIDKLAQSTQPAMSLDDEEKATLTAKIKRLLKEKNAQMIAHYYVSDDLQALAEETGGKVADSLEMANFGAQSDADMLVVCGVRFMGETAKMLSPEKTVLMPDLNATCSLDESCPPKAFAEFCAQYPDHKVVVYANTSVEVKALADWVVTSGNALEIVTHLKEQGEKIIWAPDRHLGHWIEKETGVEMIRWQGHCIVHDEFQTYGLMELAKEHPDAKIIVHPESPAEVVDLADVVGSTRVMIEAVQNLPDQKFIVATDYGIFYKMQQLAPEKQLIVAPTGGKAGSCISCAHCPWMAMNGLQNLADCLENETGEIVIEESIRLKALQSVERMLTFSREKGLVKTNP, from the coding sequence ATGTCTTCTTTAGCTAAAACAGTTCCTCTAGAGCTTTTAGGGCGAATTGACAAACTCGCGCAATCAACTCAGCCAGCCATGAGTCTGGATGACGAAGAAAAAGCGACATTAACAGCTAAAATCAAACGTCTGTTAAAAGAAAAAAATGCGCAGATGATTGCGCATTATTATGTCAGTGATGATTTGCAGGCATTGGCTGAAGAAACCGGTGGGAAAGTAGCGGATTCGCTTGAGATGGCGAATTTTGGTGCGCAATCTGATGCAGACATGTTAGTGGTCTGCGGGGTTCGCTTTATGGGAGAAACCGCCAAAATGCTCAGCCCGGAAAAGACAGTCTTAATGCCGGATTTAAACGCAACTTGTTCTTTGGATGAAAGCTGTCCACCAAAAGCGTTTGCCGAGTTTTGCGCGCAATACCCGGACCATAAAGTAGTTGTTTATGCCAACACCAGTGTGGAAGTCAAAGCACTGGCTGATTGGGTGGTCACCTCCGGAAATGCTTTGGAAATTGTCACGCATTTAAAAGAACAAGGTGAAAAGATCATCTGGGCGCCAGACCGTCATTTAGGTCATTGGATTGAAAAAGAGACGGGCGTGGAAATGATCCGATGGCAAGGGCATTGTATTGTGCATGATGAATTCCAAACCTACGGATTAATGGAATTGGCCAAGGAGCATCCTGACGCCAAAATTATCGTACACCCTGAATCTCCGGCAGAAGTGGTTGATTTAGCTGATGTTGTGGGTTCAACTCGAGTGATGATTGAAGCGGTCCAGAATTTACCTGATCAGAAATTTATCGTGGCGACCGATTATGGCATTTTCTATAAAATGCAACAATTGGCTCCGGAAAAGCAATTGATTGTTGCTCCAACTGGTGGAAAAGCCGGTAGTTGTATCAGTTGCGCGCACTGTCCCTGGATGGCAATGAATGGTTTGCAGAACTTAGCGGATTGCTTAGAAAATGAAACCGGTGAAATTGTGATTGAAGAGTCCATTCGCTTAAAAGCCTTACAGTCGGTAGAACGCATGTTGACGTTTTCGCGAGAAAAGGGACTGGTTAAAACCAACCCATAA
- the tolB gene encoding Tol-Pal system beta propeller repeat protein TolB, whose amino-acid sequence MKKIIYTLVSFLFMWNASAYADLTIQIDQSSDNAVPIALVPFEWKGTQLHPPQNITSIVGNDLLRSGKFKAVDETKLPSRPKTLDDIDFHQWKQLGVDNLLMGRITEEANGTYQIEMRFVDLLRKEQVIGKRWSGISKTLLRQVAHKMSDLIYEELTGIRGAFNTRMAYVTVKAINGKKQYSLEVADSDGYNSQPILRSSLPIMSPSWSPDGQHLAYVSFENGRSQIVLQSLDGKSRQIIAKFKGINGAPAWSPDGKKLALTLSKDGSADVYIMDMKTRKLRRLTRNWAIETEAVWAPNGHSLFFNSDRRGQPQIFQVFLDTGEMRRISYIGRYNANPAVSPDGRYVAMVHANGGFHIAVLDLYNEEFNILTKTYLDESPTFSPNGEMILYAMNQGGQGKLAVVSVNSNVTQILSVQEGEVRSPSWGPYLPR is encoded by the coding sequence ATGAAAAAAATTATTTACACCCTAGTCAGTTTTCTCTTCATGTGGAATGCGTCAGCATATGCTGATTTAACCATTCAGATTGATCAGAGTTCTGATAATGCCGTGCCAATCGCACTGGTGCCTTTTGAATGGAAAGGGACACAACTACATCCGCCGCAAAACATCACCAGCATCGTTGGTAATGATTTATTACGCAGCGGTAAATTTAAAGCGGTGGATGAAACGAAGTTGCCTTCACGCCCTAAGACATTGGATGATATTGACTTTCATCAGTGGAAACAATTAGGTGTCGATAATTTGTTGATGGGCCGCATTACCGAAGAGGCAAACGGGACATACCAGATTGAGATGCGTTTCGTAGACCTGCTACGTAAAGAACAAGTCATTGGAAAGCGTTGGTCCGGTATCTCCAAAACGTTGTTACGACAGGTCGCTCATAAAATGAGTGATCTGATTTATGAGGAATTAACTGGGATTCGAGGGGCTTTTAATACCCGTATGGCTTATGTCACTGTCAAAGCAATCAATGGCAAAAAGCAATATAGTTTAGAGGTGGCAGATTCAGATGGCTATAACTCGCAACCTATTTTACGTTCCAGTTTGCCGATTATGTCACCTAGCTGGTCGCCTGATGGTCAACATTTGGCTTATGTCTCATTTGAAAATGGGCGTTCCCAGATTGTGTTACAAAGTCTGGATGGAAAAAGCCGACAAATTATTGCTAAATTCAAAGGCATTAACGGGGCGCCCGCTTGGTCACCAGATGGTAAGAAACTGGCTTTGACTTTGTCTAAAGATGGTTCAGCCGATGTTTATATTATGGATATGAAAACGCGAAAACTTCGCCGACTGACACGTAACTGGGCCATTGAAACAGAGGCTGTCTGGGCTCCGAACGGACATTCTTTGTTTTTTAACTCAGATCGACGCGGCCAGCCGCAGATTTTTCAAGTTTTTTTAGATACGGGTGAAATGCGACGTATTTCCTATATTGGTCGTTATAATGCCAACCCAGCAGTTTCCCCTGATGGACGTTATGTCGCCATGGTGCATGCTAATGGTGGATTCCATATTGCTGTGCTGGATTTATATAATGAAGAATTTAACATTTTAACCAAAACCTACCTAGATGAGTCGCCAACGTTCTCGCCCAATGGCGAAATGATTTTATATGCGATGAATCAGGGGGGGCAAGGTAAGCTGGCAGTGGTTTCTGTGAACAGTAATGTCACACAAATTTTAAGTGTTCAAGAAGGAGAAGTGCGCTCTCCTTCTTGGGGGCCTTATTTACCCCGTTAA
- the ruvB gene encoding Holliday junction branch migration DNA helicase RuvB yields MIETDRIVGGQSLEEDMYVQPSVRPQIITDYIGQQAVREQLQLSINAAKMRQEHLDHVLLYGPPGLGKTTLSNIIAQEMGVTLRQTSGPVIEKPGDLAAILTRLEPHDVLFVDEIHRLSPIVEEVLYPAMEDFQIDIIIGEGPAAQSVKIDIPPFTLVGATTRAGLLTSPLRDRFGIVQRLEFYSVEELAQIVTRSANILGMSAEPDGALEVARRSRGTPRIANRLLRRVRDYAQVKGNGVITAEIADSALNLLEVDSLGLDKMDRRLLELLIQKFESRPVGIDSISAALGEERGTIEDVIEPFLVQQGFLIRTPRGRIVTQTAYRHLGLTMPERNLEDE; encoded by the coding sequence ATGATAGAAACAGATCGTATTGTCGGTGGACAGTCGCTTGAAGAAGATATGTATGTTCAGCCGTCTGTTCGTCCTCAAATAATTACCGACTATATTGGTCAACAAGCGGTTCGAGAACAGCTTCAGCTTTCGATTAATGCCGCTAAAATGCGCCAAGAACATTTAGATCATGTCTTGTTGTACGGCCCGCCTGGACTTGGAAAAACCACTCTTTCTAATATCATTGCTCAAGAAATGGGCGTGACGCTCCGACAGACCTCAGGCCCTGTGATTGAAAAACCCGGTGATTTAGCGGCAATCCTAACGCGTTTAGAGCCACATGATGTTTTGTTTGTTGACGAAATCCACCGTTTAAGTCCTATTGTCGAAGAAGTGCTATATCCCGCCATGGAAGATTTTCAAATCGATATCATTATTGGTGAAGGGCCTGCAGCACAATCTGTCAAAATCGACATTCCACCTTTTACCTTAGTTGGCGCCACGACACGTGCTGGTTTGTTAACGTCTCCTCTAAGGGATCGTTTTGGAATCGTACAACGTTTGGAATTTTATTCAGTTGAGGAGCTGGCACAAATTGTAACGCGCTCTGCTAATATATTGGGCATGTCTGCCGAGCCTGACGGCGCACTTGAAGTAGCTCGACGTTCTCGAGGCACACCAAGAATCGCCAACCGTCTTTTAAGACGCGTGAGGGATTATGCTCAAGTCAAAGGTAATGGAGTGATTACAGCCGAGATTGCAGACTCAGCGCTGAACTTGTTAGAAGTTGATTCTCTAGGGCTTGATAAGATGGATCGACGACTATTAGAATTATTAATTCAAAAATTTGAAAGCCGACCTGTTGGAATTGACAGTATTTCAGCTGCGTTGGGTGAGGAGCGAGGAACGATTGAAGATGTGATTGAACCGTTTCTTGTTCAACAAGGTTTTTTAATTCGTACACCACGAGGCAGAATCGTAACCCAAACGGCTTATCGACACCTCGGTTTAACCATGCCAGAAAGGAATTTAGAAGATGAATGA
- the ruvA gene encoding Holliday junction branch migration protein RuvA, whose translation MIGFLSGKLHAKLPPQILINVNGVGYEVEAPMSTFYAIGEVGDEVMLLTHMHVREDAMLLFGFASELERSLFKELIKVNGIGAKMAIGILSAMSVNDFVGLVEVGDAPALTKIPGVGKKTAERLVIEMRDRLKGWGSVASSSVSSETMVPPAPHNQKASAVEALISLGYKPTQADKMVQAVESDLTLEETIKKALQSVKL comes from the coding sequence ATGATTGGGTTCTTATCTGGGAAACTTCACGCAAAGTTACCCCCGCAAATTTTAATTAATGTCAACGGTGTAGGATATGAAGTCGAAGCCCCAATGTCGACATTTTACGCCATCGGCGAAGTTGGCGATGAGGTGATGCTGTTAACGCATATGCATGTGCGCGAAGATGCGATGCTGTTGTTTGGGTTTGCCTCAGAGCTTGAAAGAAGCTTGTTTAAAGAATTAATTAAAGTGAATGGTATTGGTGCCAAAATGGCGATTGGTATTTTGTCTGCCATGTCGGTCAATGATTTCGTCGGATTGGTTGAGGTTGGCGATGCGCCGGCGCTGACAAAAATTCCAGGGGTCGGTAAGAAAACGGCCGAACGTCTGGTGATTGAAATGCGAGATCGTTTAAAAGGATGGGGGAGCGTAGCGAGTTCCAGCGTTTCATCAGAAACAATGGTACCCCCTGCACCGCATAATCAAAAAGCCTCAGCCGTCGAAGCGCTGATTTCTTTGGGGTATAAGCCGACTCAAGCCGATAAAATGGTACAAGCTGTTGAATCCGACTTAACTTTGGAAGAGACAATTAAAAAAGCACTGCAGTCCGTTAAGCTTTAA
- the tolQ gene encoding protein TolQ → MNDHSLMELILDASPVVQAVMVILLLMSIMAWAITFAKSYQLRKAKREAKEFDELFWNTPELTGLYNQVTREADNTGNAQIFEAGFKEFMSLKSQGVIDSADLINGTQRAMRVAFSKQIERLENQTPLLATVGSSAPYIGLFGTVWGVMHAFSSLGDIQNATLASVAPGISEALIATAMGLFAAIPAVIAYNRLSVNTDKVIGQYENFAEGFLTIIQRQSHMTEQKTQD, encoded by the coding sequence ATGAATGATCATTCGTTAATGGAATTAATTTTAGATGCCAGCCCTGTTGTTCAAGCAGTGATGGTTATTTTATTATTGATGTCAATTATGGCGTGGGCAATAACGTTCGCTAAATCTTATCAGTTACGTAAGGCAAAACGCGAGGCCAAGGAATTCGATGAGCTGTTTTGGAATACACCTGAATTAACGGGGCTATATAACCAGGTCACTCGTGAAGCCGATAACACGGGGAATGCTCAGATATTTGAAGCCGGTTTTAAAGAGTTTATGAGTTTGAAAAGTCAGGGTGTCATTGATTCAGCCGACTTGATTAATGGCACACAGCGAGCCATGCGGGTGGCGTTTTCAAAGCAGATTGAACGTCTAGAAAATCAAACACCGCTACTGGCAACGGTTGGCTCATCAGCCCCTTATATCGGATTGTTCGGGACTGTTTGGGGGGTCATGCATGCATTTTCTTCATTGGGCGATATTCAAAACGCAACCCTAGCGTCAGTTGCGCCAGGGATTTCGGAAGCTTTAATAGCAACCGCAATGGGGTTGTTTGCTGCGATTCCGGCCGTCATTGCCTATAATCGTTTGAGTGTCAATACCGATAAAGTTATTGGTCAGTATGAAAATTTCGCTGAAGGTTTTTTAACGATTATTCAGCGTCAATCCCATATGACCGAACAAAAGACACAAGATTAA
- a CDS encoding ExbD/TolR family protein, with protein sequence MAEINVVPYIDVTLILLIIFMITAPIVQQAVTVELPQTPRIQDKQKTDVVKPIKPFVISVTAEGFYKTSENPDRVLGQKDLSQLVAEVVARSQLKPNQPFYIQGDRQTPYGKVVHLFVLLKANGVSQVSLMTEPEEK encoded by the coding sequence ATGGCAGAAATCAATGTTGTACCTTATATTGATGTTACATTGATTTTGTTAATTATTTTTATGATTACCGCTCCAATTGTGCAACAAGCGGTAACGGTTGAACTGCCTCAGACACCTCGCATTCAAGACAAACAAAAGACAGATGTCGTTAAACCGATAAAACCGTTTGTGATTTCCGTTACTGCGGAAGGATTTTATAAAACGTCTGAAAATCCGGATAGAGTATTAGGTCAAAAAGACTTATCACAGTTAGTCGCAGAGGTGGTTGCTCGTTCTCAACTTAAACCTAATCAACCTTTCTATATTCAAGGTGATCGTCAGACACCTTATGGAAAGGTCGTTCATCTATTCGTTTTACTTAAAGCAAATGGCGTCAGTCAGGTTTCATTGATGACGGAGCCAGAAGAGAAATAA
- the ybgF gene encoding tol-pal system protein YbgF has translation MKKTLSLIITTAILNSVMPVASAAPQPIEERVQRLERMADNPVLIQLSRRLAEQQRQIQSLYDEVDRLNYQLKQTQEKLAKQYKEADERLSVLEASQSSASNVQDGGSSSVLVPEETSTESQGKDVATASSSSTSGVMTHSATAKEKRVYEAAFALMKKSDYQGASKAFSAFKASYPNSDLASNSAYWEGEAEAVLGNDKAALKAFIDVYETYPTSLKAPAAMLRAADMYQEVGEKKKAKALYEQLIQDYPKKNVAEKARKRLSAMGVK, from the coding sequence ATGAAAAAGACGCTTTCCTTGATCATTACAACAGCCATATTGAACAGTGTGATGCCTGTAGCGAGTGCTGCACCGCAGCCGATAGAAGAGCGGGTGCAACGTCTGGAAAGAATGGCGGATAACCCTGTTCTTATTCAATTAAGCCGACGTTTGGCAGAACAGCAGCGCCAAATTCAAAGTTTGTATGATGAAGTAGATCGTTTAAATTACCAGCTAAAGCAAACCCAAGAAAAACTGGCTAAACAATATAAAGAAGCAGATGAGCGTTTGAGCGTGCTTGAAGCATCACAATCTTCTGCATCAAACGTTCAAGATGGGGGATCTTCGTCCGTTCTTGTGCCGGAAGAGACCTCTACCGAGTCGCAAGGTAAAGACGTTGCTACTGCGTCATCTTCTTCTACCTCTGGTGTAATGACACACTCAGCTACGGCCAAAGAGAAACGTGTTTATGAAGCCGCTTTTGCTTTGATGAAAAAATCGGATTATCAGGGTGCCAGTAAAGCCTTTTCAGCATTTAAAGCATCCTACCCTAACAGTGATTTAGCCAGTAATTCGGCTTACTGGGAAGGGGAAGCCGAAGCGGTATTGGGAAATGATAAAGCCGCCTTGAAAGCCTTTATCGATGTTTATGAAACTTACCCAACTTCACTAAAAGCACCTGCAGCCATGCTAAGAGCAGCAGATATGTATCAAGAAGTGGGTGAGAAAAAGAAAGCAAAAGCATTGTATGAACAGTTGATTCAAGACTACCCTAAAAAGAATGTGGCAGAAAAAGCTCGTAAGAGGCTCTCGGCAATGGGAGTTAAGTAG
- the ruvC gene encoding crossover junction endodeoxyribonuclease RuvC, whose translation MAQLQRILGIDPGSRKTGFGIIESGRFHPSYVSSGVIRVEKLAGAQRLKTIFESVCQIIDQYQPHVMAIEKVFVYKNPSSAIKLGQARGVILCAAAIKEIPIMEYTPTQIKSTIVGQGHATKDQIQFMVQNLLKLTESPQEDAADALAGALCHDRYLTLGIDPEKISKGTKF comes from the coding sequence GTGGCACAACTTCAAAGAATTTTAGGGATTGATCCAGGCTCGCGTAAAACCGGTTTTGGAATTATTGAATCCGGTCGGTTTCATCCCAGTTATGTTTCCAGTGGTGTGATTCGAGTTGAAAAACTGGCAGGGGCCCAAAGATTGAAGACCATCTTTGAATCGGTGTGTCAGATCATTGATCAATATCAGCCCCATGTTATGGCGATTGAAAAGGTGTTTGTTTACAAAAATCCCAGTTCGGCCATTAAGCTGGGGCAAGCCAGAGGGGTCATTTTGTGTGCCGCTGCTATCAAAGAAATTCCGATTATGGAATACACTCCGACGCAAATTAAAAGTACGATTGTCGGGCAAGGGCATGCAACGAAAGACCAGATTCAGTTTATGGTTCAGAACCTATTGAAGTTGACCGAAAGCCCACAGGAAGATGCGGCAGATGCACTAGCCGGTGCACTTTGCCATGATCGCTATTTAACGCTTGGTATTGATCCGGAAAAGATTTCAAAAGGCACTAAGTTTTAA